The following proteins come from a genomic window of Campylobacter concisus:
- the thiD gene encoding bifunctional hydroxymethylpyrimidine kinase/phosphomethylpyrimidine kinase, with product MKNALSIAGVDPSGGAGVLADIKVFIAHGVYAMGAITAVTAQNTKGIFGMQLVETKLIEDQIRAIFDDIRVDVIKIGVVPSVDIIKCVAKTLREIKNLPPVVLDPVMSCKNGDIWLEGAAKDAIVEELFPLASVITPNIFEAREILKRELKGESKLKEACKDLLKFGTKSVYLKCGELDGKSLDIFYDGSEYEIFSDERIKTTATHGSGCSLSSAIASNLANGLSLKDSVKNAHDYIFNAIKNAVIIGGGQNPVNHFYKFKV from the coding sequence ATGAAAAATGCGCTAAGTATAGCAGGGGTTGATCCAAGCGGTGGAGCTGGGGTTTTAGCTGATATAAAGGTCTTTATAGCACATGGTGTGTATGCGATGGGGGCGATCACTGCGGTCACTGCTCAAAATACAAAGGGCATCTTTGGCATGCAGCTAGTTGAGACCAAGCTTATCGAGGATCAGATAAGAGCGATATTTGATGATATAAGAGTTGATGTGATAAAAATCGGCGTTGTCCCAAGCGTGGATATCATAAAATGCGTCGCAAAAACGCTAAGAGAGATCAAAAATTTACCACCAGTTGTGCTTGACCCAGTTATGAGCTGTAAAAATGGCGATATCTGGCTAGAAGGCGCTGCAAAAGACGCAATCGTGGAGGAGCTTTTCCCACTTGCTAGCGTGATCACACCAAATATCTTTGAGGCTCGTGAAATTTTAAAACGTGAGCTAAAAGGTGAGAGCAAGCTCAAAGAGGCTTGTAAGGATCTTTTAAAATTTGGCACAAAGAGCGTTTATTTAAAGTGTGGCGAGCTTGATGGCAAGTCACTTGATATATTTTATGACGGCAGCGAATATGAAATTTTTAGCGACGAGCGCATAAAAACGACCGCTACTCACGGCTCAGGCTGCTCGCTATCAAGTGCGATCGCATCAAATTTAGCAAATGGTCTTAGTCTAAAAGATAGTGTGAAAAACGCACATGACTATATCTTTAACGCTATCAAAAACGCAGTCATTATCGGCGGTGGACAAAATCCGGTAAATCACTTCTATAAATTTAAGGTGTGA
- a CDS encoding FoF1 ATP synthase subunit B' translates to MLEIDVPLMLLTAVVFLVLIAILNSLLYKPMLKFIDDRNASIKNDEESTSKNASDLSVHEKEIEEIILNARTEANKIRQEALNLAKEESLKEVNAVKSSLEANYNEFLNALSSQKDNLKADLSAKLPELRAALNAKLSKI, encoded by the coding sequence ATGTTAGAAATAGATGTGCCATTGATGCTTTTGACGGCTGTCGTTTTCTTGGTATTGATCGCTATTTTGAATTCCTTGCTTTATAAGCCAATGCTCAAATTCATAGATGACAGAAATGCCTCTATAAAAAATGATGAAGAGAGTACTAGTAAAAATGCAAGTGATCTAAGTGTTCATGAAAAAGAGATTGAAGAGATTATATTAAACGCAAGGACTGAGGCCAATAAAATAAGGCAAGAAGCCTTAAATTTGGCAAAAGAAGAGTCTTTAAAAGAAGTAAATGCCGTAAAGAGTAGTTTAGAGGCTAATTATAATGAATTTTTAAATGCTCTAAGCTCTCAGAAAGATAACTTAAAGGCAGATCTATCAGCTAAACTACCTGAACTTAGAGCGGCTTTAAATGCCAAGCTCTCTAAAATTTAA
- the rplU gene encoding 50S ribosomal protein L21: MSKYAIFKHGGKQYRVSEGEYLKLDHFSAEAKSTVEITEVLAVNDGEVKVGAPFVKGAKVVLEVINEGKDKKVVIYKKRRRKDSKLKRGFRRQFTRVKVVSIAA, translated from the coding sequence ATGTCAAAATACGCTATATTTAAGCATGGCGGTAAGCAATATCGTGTTAGCGAGGGCGAGTACCTTAAGCTAGATCACTTTAGTGCTGAAGCTAAATCAACCGTTGAGATTACAGAAGTTTTAGCTGTAAATGACGGCGAAGTAAAGGTAGGTGCGCCATTTGTGAAGGGTGCAAAAGTTGTTCTTGAGGTCATTAATGAAGGCAAAGACAAAAAAGTAGTTATCTACAAAAAACGCAGACGTAAAGACTCAAAACTAAAACGCGGCTTTAGAAGACAATTTACACGTGTAAAAGTCGTAAGTATCGCAGCTTAA
- the rpmA gene encoding 50S ribosomal protein L27 encodes MAHKKGQGSTQNNRDSIGRRLGVKKFGGEFVRAGNIIIRQRGTATHAGNNVGLGKDHTIFALVDGFVKFERLDKNRKKVSVYPAA; translated from the coding sequence ATGGCACATAAAAAAGGTCAGGGTTCAACCCAAAATAACCGTGATAGTATCGGACGCCGATTAGGTGTTAAAAAATTTGGTGGTGAGTTCGTTCGTGCTGGAAATATAATCATCCGCCAAAGAGGAACAGCAACTCACGCTGGAAATAACGTAGGTCTTGGCAAAGACCACACAATTTTTGCATTAGTCGATGGCTTTGTAAAATTTGAAAGACTTGATAAAAACAGAAAAAAAGTATCTGTTTATCCAGCTGCATAA
- a CDS encoding biotin--[acetyl-CoA-carboxylase] ligase, which translates to MKVEFFQSLPSTQEFLVDALKNGEIKAPYMVVAYNQTKGVGSRGNSWEGLGGNLFMSFCISEDELPSDIPPPSISIYFSMLMREVLSELGSKCWLKWPNDFYVDERKIGGTLTNKVDEIYICGIGINLASAPKNAGILDIKASVDELVWGFVSMLDKKILWKPIFSKFRIDFCKSKSFITHIANRAVSLQDAEICDDGAILLNGEKVYSLR; encoded by the coding sequence TTGAAGGTTGAGTTTTTCCAAAGTCTGCCTTCAACGCAGGAATTTTTGGTAGACGCCCTAAAAAACGGCGAGATAAAAGCTCCATATATGGTCGTGGCGTATAATCAAACAAAAGGTGTCGGCAGCCGCGGCAACAGCTGGGAGGGGCTTGGCGGAAATTTGTTTATGTCGTTTTGCATAAGCGAAGATGAGTTACCAAGCGACATACCTCCGCCCTCGATCTCAATATATTTTTCTATGCTGATGCGTGAAGTCTTGAGCGAACTTGGCTCAAAGTGCTGGTTAAAATGGCCAAATGACTTTTACGTGGACGAGCGCAAAATAGGCGGTACTTTGACAAATAAAGTGGATGAAATTTACATTTGCGGCATAGGGATAAATTTAGCTAGTGCGCCCAAAAATGCGGGCATTTTAGACATAAAAGCTAGTGTAGATGAGTTAGTTTGGGGCTTTGTTAGCATGCTTGATAAAAAGATTTTATGGAAGCCAATTTTTAGCAAATTTAGGATAGACTTTTGCAAGTCAAAAAGTTTTATTACGCATATTGCAAATAGAGCTGTTTCGCTTCAGGATGCTGAAATTTGCGATGATGGAGCGATATTATTAAATGGGGAAAAGGTATATTCTTTAAGATGA
- a CDS encoding ParA family protein encodes MSEIITIANQKGGVGKTTTAVNLAASLAVAEKKVLLIDIDPQANATTGLGFSRSDYEFNIYHVLTDRKKLSQIVLKTEIPTLFLAPSNIGLVGIEQEFNDQNKDYKLILKNKISEVVNDYDFIIIDSPPALGSITINALSASDSVIIPIQCEFYALEGLAQILNTVKIIKKTINPKLNIKGFLPTMFSSQNNLSKETIANLKQHFENKLFKSKDSKEEFVVVPRNVKLAESPSFGKPVILYDIKSPGSIAYQNLAYCILN; translated from the coding sequence ATGAGCGAGATAATAACAATAGCTAACCAAAAAGGCGGCGTTGGCAAGACCACAACGGCCGTAAATTTAGCCGCATCACTGGCGGTTGCTGAGAAAAAAGTATTATTAATAGACATCGATCCACAGGCAAATGCGACAACCGGACTTGGTTTTAGCAGAAGTGACTATGAGTTTAACATCTATCACGTCTTAACAGATAGAAAAAAGCTCTCGCAAATCGTGTTAAAAACTGAGATCCCAACACTTTTTTTAGCTCCGTCAAATATAGGGCTTGTCGGTATTGAACAAGAATTTAACGATCAAAATAAGGACTATAAACTAATCCTTAAAAATAAAATTTCAGAAGTTGTAAACGACTATGATTTTATCATCATCGATAGTCCTCCAGCACTTGGCAGCATCACGATAAATGCTCTTAGTGCAAGTGATAGTGTTATCATCCCTATTCAATGTGAATTTTACGCACTTGAGGGACTAGCGCAGATCCTAAATACAGTCAAGATTATTAAGAAGACAATAAATCCAAAGCTAAATATAAAGGGCTTTTTACCGACTATGTTTAGTTCGCAAAATAATCTCTCAAAAGAGACCATTGCAAATTTAAAGCAGCATTTTGAAAATAAGCTCTTTAAGAGTAAGGACAGCAAAGAGGAATTTGTGGTCGTTCCAAGAAATGTTAAACTTGCTGAAAGTCCAAGTTTTGGTAAGCCAGTGATACTTTATGATATAAAATCACCAGGCTCAATTGCGTATCAAAATTTGGCATATTGTATTTTAAACTAA
- the flhB gene encoding flagellar biosynthesis protein FlhB, whose product MAGEDQEKTEEATPKKIEDAKKDGNVPKSQDLAGFVTLVIAIGVLLAMLNFMKEQIISLYIYYSKFIGQPLTLPTVKMIVVNTFARSLLMILPVCICVAIAGVIANVMQFGFIFTAKPIMPNFGKINPLKGLKNLFSMKKVIDSIKIVLKVSIVFGVGFYFFLQFIKELPHTLFFSMFDQLAWLKEKLIILVSVMLFILFVIGLIDLLIVRFQYFKDLRMSKQEIKDEYKQMEGDPQVKGRIRQAQMRAAKRRMMQNIPQADVVITNPTHYAVAIRYDKSRDEAPIILAKGVDFLALQIKKIAVENGVQIYENPPLARELYKICEVDDTIPAHLFRAVAEVLSFVYMSNKQKFKDKL is encoded by the coding sequence ATGGCAGGCGAAGATCAGGAAAAAACCGAAGAAGCGACCCCCAAAAAGATAGAAGATGCCAAAAAAGACGGCAACGTTCCCAAAAGTCAGGACCTAGCTGGGTTCGTGACCCTTGTCATCGCTATTGGCGTACTACTTGCGATGCTAAATTTTATGAAAGAACAGATCATCTCACTTTATATCTACTACTCAAAATTTATCGGTCAGCCACTGACCTTGCCAACTGTAAAAATGATCGTCGTAAATACCTTTGCAAGGTCGCTTCTTATGATACTTCCAGTTTGTATCTGTGTGGCGATCGCTGGTGTCATCGCAAATGTAATGCAGTTTGGATTTATCTTTACCGCAAAGCCTATAATGCCAAATTTTGGCAAGATAAACCCACTAAAGGGACTAAAAAATTTATTCTCGATGAAAAAAGTGATAGATAGCATTAAAATCGTGCTAAAAGTTAGTATCGTCTTTGGTGTTGGATTTTATTTTTTCTTGCAGTTTATCAAAGAGCTTCCGCACACGCTCTTTTTTTCTATGTTTGATCAGCTTGCTTGGCTAAAAGAAAAGCTCATCATTCTTGTTAGTGTCATGCTTTTTATTCTTTTTGTGATCGGACTTATCGACCTTCTCATCGTGCGTTTTCAATACTTTAAAGACCTTCGTATGAGCAAGCAAGAGATAAAAGATGAGTATAAGCAAATGGAAGGAGATCCGCAAGTGAAGGGCAGAATTCGTCAAGCACAAATGCGTGCAGCCAAGCGTCGAATGATGCAAAATATCCCACAAGCTGACGTAGTCATAACAAACCCTACTCACTACGCCGTGGCGATAAGATATGATAAAAGTCGCGACGAGGCGCCGATAATACTTGCCAAAGGTGTTGATTTTTTAGCACTGCAAATCAAAAAAATAGCCGTTGAAAATGGTGTGCAAATTTATGAAAACCCACCACTCGCAAGAGAGCTTTATAAAATTTGTGAAGTCGATGATACGATACCAGCACATCTTTTTAGGGCCGTGGCCGAAGTGCTAAGCTTCGTTTATATGAGCAATAAACAAAAATTTAAAGATAAGCTTTGA
- the obgE gene encoding GTPase ObgE, with protein MFIDSARLTLSSGHGGAGAVSFRREKHVILGGPDGGDGGDGGDVYFVCDNNTHTLANYKGKRAMRASDGEAGMGRRMTGKKGESLELIVPPGTAVYDAQSNELLCDMVEEGQRTLFLKGGKGGLGNFHFKNSINQAPEYAQKGMPEESIEIRLELKLIADVGLVGFPNVGKSTLISAVSNAKPQIANYEFTTLTPKLGLVEVDQFSGFVMADIPGIIEGASDGRGLGVQFLKHIERNKILLFMIDSANYKSMSEQFSVLKEEVAKFSSVLASRDYAIALTRVDAAENLDENIKEFMKSINLEPNQDGKFVYKQDIYSFDAKKPYFILPISSATNENIDELKFALLELLKKEL; from the coding sequence ATGTTTATAGATAGTGCAAGATTGACTCTAAGTTCGGGGCATGGTGGAGCTGGAGCTGTGAGTTTTCGCCGTGAAAAACACGTCATTTTAGGTGGTCCAGACGGCGGAGATGGCGGTGACGGCGGAGATGTCTATTTTGTCTGCGATAACAACACCCACACACTGGCAAACTACAAGGGCAAAAGGGCGATGAGAGCGAGCGACGGCGAGGCTGGCATGGGCAGACGCATGACTGGCAAAAAGGGCGAGAGCTTAGAGCTCATCGTGCCACCAGGAACGGCGGTCTATGACGCGCAGAGCAATGAACTACTTTGCGACATGGTAGAAGAGGGGCAAAGGACGCTATTTTTAAAAGGCGGCAAGGGCGGACTTGGAAATTTCCACTTTAAAAACTCTATCAACCAAGCTCCAGAGTACGCTCAAAAGGGCATGCCAGAAGAGAGCATAGAGATCAGACTCGAGCTAAAGCTAATAGCTGATGTGGGTCTTGTTGGCTTTCCAAATGTCGGCAAATCAACCCTTATCTCAGCCGTCTCAAACGCCAAACCACAGATCGCAAACTACGAATTTACCACGCTTACGCCAAAGCTCGGACTTGTCGAGGTCGATCAGTTTAGTGGCTTTGTCATGGCTGATATCCCTGGCATCATCGAGGGAGCGAGCGACGGACGCGGCCTTGGCGTGCAGTTTTTAAAGCACATCGAGAGAAATAAAATTTTGCTTTTTATGATAGATAGTGCAAATTACAAAAGCATGAGCGAGCAGTTTAGCGTGCTAAAAGAGGAGGTCGCTAAATTTTCAAGTGTGCTTGCCAGCAGGGACTATGCTATCGCGCTCACCAGAGTCGATGCGGCTGAAAATTTAGATGAAAATATAAAAGAATTTATGAAAAGTATAAATTTAGAGCCAAATCAAGATGGTAAATTTGTCTATAAGCAAGATATTTACAGCTTTGACGCGAAAAAGCCATACTTTATTTTGCCGATCTCTTCAGCGACAAACGAGAATATCGACGAGCTTAAATTTGCACTGCTTGAGCTACTAAAAAAGGAGCTTTGA
- a CDS encoding ParB/RepB/Spo0J family partition protein, protein MAKKGGLGRGLSAILEDVEQAYSKEIANLNDSEIVEEINIDEILPNPYQPRTHFDEEALRELSASIKRHGLIQPIIVIKKDDGYMLIAGERRYRATKMLGASKIKAIIADIKSQNLRELALIENIQRENLNPIELAKSYKELINEYKITQDGLANIIHKSRTQITNTMRLLLLSDYTQKLLQEDKLTQGHAKVIVGLSAEEEKMVVDTIIGQKLSVRDTEILVKKIKNKEEIKDKKLKISEEMSKKLSNLQEIFKNLKIKAKVKSSNLVLEFNNISQIEEFISRLK, encoded by the coding sequence ATGGCTAAAAAAGGTGGATTAGGGCGAGGACTTAGTGCGATACTTGAAGATGTAGAGCAAGCCTACAGTAAAGAGATCGCAAATTTAAACGACTCTGAGATAGTCGAAGAGATAAATATAGATGAAATTTTGCCAAACCCATACCAGCCAAGAACACATTTTGACGAAGAGGCTTTAAGAGAGCTAAGTGCTAGCATCAAAAGGCACGGATTGATCCAGCCAATAATCGTCATCAAAAAAGATGATGGCTATATGTTAATAGCTGGTGAGCGCAGATACCGCGCTACAAAGATGCTTGGAGCAAGCAAGATAAAGGCAATCATCGCTGATATCAAGTCTCAAAATTTGAGAGAGCTTGCGCTTATCGAAAATATTCAGCGTGAAAATTTAAATCCAATCGAACTTGCAAAGTCGTATAAAGAGCTCATAAATGAGTATAAGATCACACAAGACGGCTTGGCAAATATCATTCATAAAAGTAGAACACAAATAACAAATACGATGAGGCTTTTACTTCTTAGTGACTATACGCAAAAACTTTTACAAGAAGACAAGCTCACACAAGGCCACGCTAAAGTTATAGTTGGGCTTAGCGCCGAAGAAGAAAAGATGGTTGTTGATACGATCATCGGTCAAAAGTTAAGCGTTAGAGACACAGAAATTTTAGTAAAAAAGATAAAAAATAAGGAAGAGATAAAAGATAAAAAGCTAAAAATTTCTGAGGAAATGAGTAAAAAACTATCAAATTTACAAGAAATTTTTAAAAATTTAAAGATAAAAGCAAAAGTAAAATCTAGCAATCTAGTTTTAGAATTTAATAATATTTCACAGATAGAAGAATTTATTTCTAGGCTAAAATAG
- the fmt gene encoding methionyl-tRNA formyltransferase has translation MNVVFMGTPDYAVRILRHLKEAGFNIKAIFTQPDKPVGRKQILTPSEVKIYAQNELVGVPVFTPNTLKDESVVAELKAFEPKFIVVAAYGKILPRSVLDVATCINLHASILPKYRGASPIQSAILAGEKQTGVTAMLMDTGLDTGDMLDFIYTPCESKMSSELFNELGELGGELIVKVLKNFENLKPQKQDDAQATHCKKISKSDGLFSFDEDVGQIYNKFRALTPWPGIYLESGLKILSLEPSEKSGKSGEILSVEKDHVVVACKGGAVKIYEFQEPSKKSTNAKAYINGKRLSVGDKIE, from the coding sequence ATGAATGTAGTTTTTATGGGGACGCCTGATTATGCCGTTAGGATACTTAGGCACTTAAAAGAGGCTGGCTTTAATATAAAAGCGATCTTTACTCAGCCTGATAAGCCAGTTGGCAGAAAGCAAATTTTAACCCCAAGTGAGGTCAAAATTTACGCTCAAAATGAGCTAGTAGGCGTGCCAGTCTTTACACCAAATACGCTAAAAGATGAGTCTGTGGTTGCCGAGCTAAAGGCATTTGAGCCCAAATTTATCGTGGTGGCAGCTTACGGCAAAATTTTGCCTAGGAGCGTGCTTGACGTGGCGACTTGTATAAATTTACATGCTTCGATCTTGCCAAAATATAGAGGTGCTAGCCCCATTCAAAGCGCGATCCTAGCAGGCGAAAAGCAAACTGGTGTCACAGCTATGCTAATGGACACTGGCCTTGATACTGGCGATATGCTGGACTTCATCTATACGCCTTGCGAGAGCAAGATGTCAAGCGAGCTTTTTAACGAGCTTGGCGAGCTTGGCGGTGAGCTAATCGTAAAAGTGCTTAAAAATTTTGAAAATTTAAAACCACAAAAGCAAGATGACGCGCAGGCTACGCACTGCAAAAAGATAAGCAAGAGTGACGGGCTTTTTAGCTTTGATGAAGATGTGGGGCAAATTTATAATAAATTTCGTGCGCTTACACCTTGGCCGGGGATTTATTTAGAGAGTGGGCTAAAAATTTTATCACTTGAGCCAAGCGAAAAAAGTGGCAAAAGTGGAGAAATTTTAAGCGTAGAAAAAGATCACGTTGTGGTTGCTTGCAAGGGTGGCGCGGTCAAAATTTACGAGTTTCAAGAGCCAAGCAAAAAGTCAACAAACGCAAAAGCATATATAAATGGTAAGCGTCTTAGTGTTGGTGACAAGATAGAGTAA
- a CDS encoding F0F1 ATP synthase subunit B, with protein MKIKILFFLALPFLAYASGHGGTNYDIVERTLNFLLFFAILVYFAAKPLKALYQSRIDRISNKLESIQEKLRDSKAKKDDALKRVEEAKQNANSLIETAKKEALNLAAKVKSDVQNDIINLQKSYKEQKEFEERKMTKGVVNEILSDIFSSDSLKVDQKELVNIILKKVS; from the coding sequence ATGAAGATAAAAATTTTATTTTTTCTAGCACTTCCATTTCTAGCTTATGCTAGTGGGCATGGCGGAACAAATTACGATATAGTAGAGAGAACGCTAAACTTCTTACTTTTCTTTGCTATTTTGGTATATTTTGCAGCTAAGCCACTAAAAGCTCTTTATCAAAGCAGAATTGACAGGATCTCAAACAAGCTTGAAAGTATCCAAGAAAAACTCCGTGATTCTAAGGCCAAAAAAGATGACGCTCTAAAACGTGTAGAAGAGGCTAAGCAAAATGCAAACTCTTTAATCGAAACTGCTAAAAAAGAGGCTTTAAATTTAGCTGCTAAGGTTAAAAGTGATGTTCAAAATGATATAATAAATCTTCAAAAGAGCTACAAAGAGCAAAAAGAATTTGAAGAGCGCAAGATGACAAAAGGCGTTGTAAATGAAATTTTGAGCGACATTTTCTCAAGCGATAGCCTAAAAGTCGATCAAAAAGAACTTGTAAATATCATACTTAAAAAGGTTAGCTAA
- a CDS encoding GDP-mannose dehydrogenase — MKKIFCIMLFCFGAYSCEPADPVYMFLDYNDIDRDGMLNLGEWTACKVPPGLKIAPDLCTSEEFKRLDLDRSGKVSINELGSLIFQKIDWQEDPCASWLTSSKNVDQNKSR, encoded by the coding sequence ATGAAGAAAATTTTTTGCATTATGTTATTTTGCTTTGGTGCATATAGCTGCGAGCCAGCCGATCCGGTGTATATGTTTTTGGATTACAATGACATAGATCGTGACGGCATGCTAAATTTAGGTGAATGGACGGCTTGCAAGGTGCCACCAGGACTAAAAATAGCACCAGATCTATGCACTAGTGAGGAATTTAAGAGGCTGGATCTTGATCGTAGTGGCAAAGTTAGCATTAATGAGCTAGGAAGTTTGATATTTCAAAAGATTGACTGGCAAGAAGATCCATGCGCCTCTTGGCTGACTAGTAGTAAAAACGTAGATCAAAATAAAAGTCGTTGA